A region of Micromonas commoda chromosome 4, complete sequence DNA encodes the following proteins:
- a CDS encoding predicted protein has protein sequence MAAPLPHTVVLQPGVQSQWQVDTCDCNNDCTNDLCCKAVFCPCLILGANESMLQTGVPAGWLLSNGSRPDDNNSECMISAVLNVGNFVLGWVWLFVCCPAANPFTINCAPFHSHMKRLQIRETYGIEGNQCQDFLCHYCCTPCSLAQEYRELKSRLMRGDRGTMGTSPVAAMAQQHQVLQQTVQQTMYPAAPGAVPAQVPAPPSPAPTTMATAPAANVMSPPKQGQNKKFCGKCGHAQKAGNKFCGGCGASVS, from the coding sequence ATGGCTGCACCGCTCCCGCACACCGTGGTCCTGCAACCCGGCGTGCAAAGCCAGTGGCAGGTGGACACGTGCGATTGCAACAACGACTGCACTAATGATTTGTGCTGCAAGGCAGTCTTCTGCCCTTGTCTCATCCTCGGGGCCAACGAGAGCATGCTGCAGACGGGCGTGCCCGCGGGCTGGTTGCTGTCAAATGGCTCGCGGCCGGACGACAACAACTCGGAATGTATGATTTCCGCTGTGCTTAACGTCGGGAACTTCGTACTTGGCTGGGTTTGGTTGTTTGTTTGTTGCCCCGCGGCCAACCCGTTCACTATCAACTGCGCACCTTTCCACTCCCACATGAAGCGATTACAAATTCGCGAAACCTACGGAATCGAAGGCAACCAGTGCCAAGACTTCTTGTGCCATTATTGCTGCACGCCCTGCTCATTAGCGCAGGAGTACAGGGAGCTCAAAAGCCGCCTCATGCGCGGTGATAGGGGGACGATGGGGACTTCACCTGTGGCTGCCATGGCTCAACAGCATCAAGTTCTTCAGCAAACCGTGCAGCAAACGATGTATCCCGCGGCACCCGGCGCAGTTCCAGCTCAGGTCCCAGCGCCGCCTTCAccggcaccgacgacgatggcgaccgCTCCCGCTGCTAACGTGATGTCCCCGCCGAAGCAGGGACAGAACAAGAAGTTCTGTGGCAAGTGCGGCCATGCTCAAAAAGCGGGAAACAAGTTctgcggcggatgcggtgCGAGCGTGAGCTGA
- a CDS encoding predicted protein yields the protein MAGVTYFERDFDFESHAREVEATWDPAVGGGPAPSPSVTALDGAATVGQVGTNRRGPPGDEDGATPTTSEAQARAWDDFHGTHDSGVFFKERRYLLAEFPALLDVGCVLEVGCGSGSSALPVLAANPSATVLACDWSANAVRCAERAVASRARDDADRFEAFVCDPSTSARGALAAEVHRRLERRGVHRGGVDAALLVFVLSAVPPGTPTVAFLRRCVEAVRPGGLVCFRDYGAYDLPMLRFPPSRRLADRTYARMDGTLARFFTVDEVRTMFREAGGS from the exons ATGGCGGGCGTCACGTACTTTGAGCGCGATTTCGACTTTGAATCACACGCGAGGGAGGTCGAGGCGACGTGGGATcccgccgtgggcggcggacccgcgccgagtCCGTCGGTGACCGCCCTCGACGGAGCCGCGACGGTAGGGCAAGTGGGCACCAATCGTCGCGGTCCGCCCGGCGATGAGGACGGCGCGACCCCCACCACGtccgaggcgcaggcgcgcgcgtgggacgACTTCCACGGCACGCACGACTCCGGGGTGTTCTTCAAGGAGCGACGgtacctcctcgccgagttTCCCGCGCTCCTGGACGTGGGTTGTGTCCTGGAGGTGGGATGCGGCAGCGGATCTTCCGCGCTgccggtgctcgccgccaacccgagcgcgacggtgcTGGCGTGCGACTGGAGCGCCAACGCGGTGCGATGCGCGGAgagggcggtggcgtccagggcccgggacgacgcggaccgATTCGAGGCGTTCGTGTGCGAcccgtccacgagcgcccgaggtgccctcgcggcggaggttcatcgacggctcgagcgtcgcggagtccaccgcggaggcgtcgacgcggcgctcctcgtcttcgtcctgTCCGCCGTGCCGCCCGGGACGCCAACCGTCGCTTTCCTGCGTCGTTGCGTCGAGGCTGTGAGACCCGGCGGGTTGGTGTGCTTCCGCGACTACGGCGCGTACGATCTTCCGATGCTCCGgttcccgccgtcgcggcgattgGCGGATCGAACGTACGCTCGAATGGACGGAACGCTGGCGCGATTCTTCACCGTGGACGAGGTGCGGACGATGTTTCGCGAGGCGGG GGGATCCTGA
- the KAP gene encoding kinesin associated protein, which translates to MAEEKKYIKKKQIRPGAIVLADDDTAILVHYELEGQMYAADGVTVVTERSNATKRIKVKTIGATTDIEGLAAEIVDKCKLIHHSKIPKVEGLLRDLRDREAGGGHQPVAVVRGAPTAEAPANARRGTAPKPSSMSSMSSPSSSSSIGSKRAGVGAAPAAAARPQPRDEDPTSPTLRQMERLAIAEDERVLRETTAGGASMDLAYANARVPSLANVKSHAEDLDDYLERLYDDDMNARVDATARIAALARRVENLPMLLGHDTLVQTLARVLREEGRKSVDLATNVVSVFFAFSNYSQFHPAILENQMGDATMRIVDLETKRHDDRLETIKEQGELDEFTERRLALAERKQDRLLYVCFYMLLNLSEDPSVERKMKKRNISVYLCKALERRSVDLLVLCVTFLKKLSVYRENKDAMKQCAVVDKLARFVPGQDVLLLATLRLLLNLSFDEDMRKSMVERALIPRVVDLMKNPHFQHVSMALLYHVSVDPGTRGMFAYTPAPKILMDFILQVEDLHDAPELIALAVNVTSNAKCAEIMCEHVVQGPKRERGFDALVRRGIRLRDPLAFKVIRNVARASDDARRNFTPYVVDLIRLMKEEEPGSDLMVEVLGTLANLNCDALDITETCQEHGLLEYAAILLSPGEVDDDVALEAVMFVGSIVCEFNAQHVVDCGLVERMYTLMSDKKEDDEFVLQIAHAFGAMLRCEATRERLLRGTQVVHYLVDLLQDTNVEVRKCADSALDAVMDYEEDWAVKIRRLKFESHNREWLDATRDGPGDGDVDGPDGYRYDPYHEGPGGGGYRDDEYGDYPDEYRESPADMGMYSPGTVLDNPQEYYGEEEEEVHPNGVGYGGYRRENEYY; encoded by the exons ATGGCCGAGGAGAAGAAATACATCAAGAAGAAG CAGATTCGACCGGGCGCCATCGTGCTGGCGGACGATGACACCGCGATTCTGGTGCACTACGAGCTGGAGGGCCAGATGTACGCCGCGGATGGGGTCACGGTCGTCACCGAGCGGAGCAACGCCACGAAGCGAATCAAGGTGAAAACCATCGGCGCCACCACCGACATCGAGGgactcgcggcggagatcgtcGACAAGTGCAAACTCATCCACCACTCCAAGATACCCAAGGTGGAAGGTCTTCTGCGCGACCTGCGCGATAgggaggcgggcgggggg CACcaacccgtcgccgtcgtccggggcgcgcccaccgcggaggcaCCCGCGAACGCCCGCCGAGGTACCGCCCCGAAgccctcgtcgatgtcgtcgatgtcgtcgccgtcgtcgtcgtcgtccatcggtTCCAAAcgagccggcgtcggcgccgcgcccgccgccgcggctcgtcCCCAACCACGCGACGAAGACCCGACGAGCCCCACGCTGCGACAGATGGAACGtctcgccatcgccgaggacgagaggGTGCTGAGGGAAACcaccgcgggtggcgcgagCATGGACCTCGCGTACGCCAACGCCAGGGTACCGTCGCTGGCGAACGTCAAGTCGCACGCGGAGGATCTGGACGACTACCTGGAGAGGctgtacgacgacgacatgaaCGCCAGGGTagacgccaccgcgcgcatagccgcgctggcgcgacgcgtggagAATTTGCCGATGCTGCTCGGGCACGACACGCTGGTGCAGACGCTCGCGAGGGTGTTGCGAGAGGAGGGGCGCAAGAGCGTGGACCTGGCGACCAACGTCGTGTCGGTGTTTTTCGCGTTTTCAAACTACAGCCAGTTCCACCCGGCGATCCTGGAGAACCAGAtgggggacgcgacgatgcgaATCGTCGACCTCGAGACGAAGCGACACGACGACAGGCTCGAGACGATCAAGGAGCAGGGCGAGCTGGACGAGTTCACCGAGAGGCgtctggcgctcgcggagcggAAACAGGACAGGCTGCTGTACGTGTGCTTCTACATGCTCCTCAACCTGTCGGAGGACCCGAGCGTCGAGAGGAAGATGAAGAAGCGGAACATATCGGTGTACCTGtgcaaggcgctcgagcgcagAAGCGTGGACCTGCTCGTGCTGTGCGTGACGTTCCTGAAGAAGCTCAGCGTGTACCGGGAGAACAAAGACGCCATGAAACAGTGCGCCGTCGTGGATAAACTGGCGAGGTTCGTCCCTGGCCAGGACGTCCTGCTCCTCGCCACgctgcggctgctgctgAACCTctccttcgacgaggacatgCGAAAATCCATGGTGGAGAGGGCGCTgatcccgcgcgtcgttgaCCTGATGAAAAACCCGCACTTTCAGCACGTGTCCATGGCGCTCCTGTACCACGTCTCGGTGGATCCCGGAACCCGCGGCATGTTCGCGtacacgcccgcgccgaagaTCCTCATGGACTTCATCCTGCAGGTGGAGGACCTGCACGACGCCCcggagctcatcgcgctcgcggtgaacgtCACGTCGAACGCGAAGTGCGCCGAGATTATGTGCGAGCACGTCGTCCAGGGTCCCAAGCGGGAGAGGGGCTTTGACGCGTTGGTGCGCCGAGGGATTCGGTTGCGGGATCCGCTCGCGTTTAAGGTGATACGaaacgtcgcgcgcgcgagcgacgacgcccgacgCAACTTCACCCCGTACGTCGTGGACCTCATACGGCTGatgaaggaggaggaaccgGGCAGCGATCTCATGGTGGAGGTTTTGGGCACTTTGGCCAACTTGAACTGCGACGCGCTGGACATAACGGAGACGTGCCAGGAACACGGCTTGCTGGAATACGCCGCCATCCTGCTCTCGcccggcgaggtggacgatgacgtcgcgctggaggcggtCATGTTCGTCGGTTCCATCGTGTGCGAGTTCAACGCGCAGCACGTCGTGGACTGCGGCCTGGTGGAGCGAATGTACACGCTCATGTCCGATAAAAAAGAGGACGACGAATTCGTTCTTCAAATCGCGCACGCGTTCGGTGCGATGCTGCGGTGCGAAGCCACGCGTGAGCGGCTGCTGCGCGGCACTCAGGTTGTCCATTACCTCGTGGACCTACTCCAGGACACCAACGTCGAGGTGCGGAAGTGCGCGGACTCGGCGCTGGATGCGGTGATGGACTACGAGGAAGATTGGGCGGTTAAGATTCGCAGGTTAAAGTTCGAGAGTCACAACAGGGAGTGGCTCGATGCGACGAGGgacggacccggcgacggcgacgtcgacggacccgacggGTATCGATACGATCCGTACCAcgagggacccggcggcggcggatatcgcgacgacgaataCGGCGACTACCCCGACGAGTACCGCGAGAGCCCGGCGGATATGGGCATGTATTCGCCCGGCACCGTCCTGGATAACCCGCAGGAGTActacggcgaggaggaggaggaggtgcaCCCGAACGGCGTGGGATACGGCGGGTACCGCCGCGAGAACGAGTACTACTGA
- a CDS encoding predicted protein → MSVETKHEGANAIGDAADALLKDLSLGDAAAGGDAGGAGSQEGAGATAAQHQEKAPKPLTDEQVDKIVKQVEFYFSDANLPTDAFLMKKVRADPNGFVPIGVVCGFNRMKTLLKKHPPIETVAAILRQHSEALVVSEDGIRVRRATPLPDIDLEDVQARTVVAENFKTQPTIESVRDLFSAAGDVAMVRVRHPGMQTPAGATKPSGLDLIATPSNAVHALIEFNTRDDAARAAETLNDDKDWRNGLRVRLLVRNVHKKKKQQKQQQQRLEDEHAEEDDANGGGGGGGEGGGEGEGVDGDGAASKKNKKKGKWGRQGKKDYSQWASAAAFQENKAFLETDDGGGDGEGGDGEERRTTSRSQAAADPAAPRQPTMPDGTRGFRPGAGRGKPQPPPPPA, encoded by the coding sequence ATGTCCGTCGAGACGAAGCATGAaggcgcgaacgcgatcggCGATGCGGCCGATGCGCTGCTGAAGGATCTCTCGCTGGGagatgccgccgcgggaggcgacgcgggtgggGCCGGATCTCAGGAGGGtgccggcgccaccgccgcccagcACCAAGAAAAGGCCCCGAAGCCGCTCACCGACGAGCAGGTCGACAAGATCGTGAAGCAGGTTGAGTTCTACTTCTCCGACGCGAACCTGCCGACGGATGCCTTCCTGATGAAGAAGGTGCGGGCGGATCCCAACGGTTTCGTCCCCATCGGCGTCGTTTGCGGATTCAACAGGATGAAGACGCTGCTCAAGAAGCATCCGCCCATcgagaccgtcgcggcgatcttgAGGCAGCACAGCGAGGCGCTGGTGGTTTCCGAGGACGGGATCAGGGTACGACGCGCGACACCCCTCCCGGACATCGACCTGGAGGACGTCCAGGCGcgcaccgtcgtcgccgagaacTTCAAGACGCAGCCCACCATCGAGTCTGTTCGCGAtctcttctccgccgccggcgacgtcgccatgGTTCGAGTCAGGCACCCGGGGATGCAGacccccgcgggggcgacgaagCCCTCGGGACTGGACCTGATCGCCACTCCGAGCAacgcggtgcacgcgctgATCGAGTTCAACacgagggacgacgcggctcgcgctGCGGAGACGCTGAACGACGACAAGGACTGGCGAAACGGCCTGCGGGTCAGGCTGCTGGTGAGGAACGTTcacaagaagaagaagcagcagaagcagcagcagcagagaCTCGAGGACGAacacgcggaggaggatgacgcgaacggcggcggcggcggcgggggggagggcggcggcgagggagaaggcgtcgacggcgacggcgcggcttCGAAAAAGAACAAAAAGAAGGGAAAGTGGGGACGGCAGGGGAAGAAGGACTACTCGCAgtgggcgtccgcggcggcgtttcaGGAGAACAAGGCGTTCCTCGAGactgacgacggcgggggcgacggcgagggcggggacggcgaggagaggcggacgacgtcccgctcgcaagccgccgccgaccccgcggcgccgagacaGCCGACGATGCCGGACGGCACGAGGGGATTCAggccgggcgcgggacgcggcAAGCCCCagcccccgccaccgccggcgtga
- a CDS encoding glutamyl-tRNA amidotransferase — MATAIGPNPEDQVLRYQSPSNQPYEGLVSSTRHCDVHDGRVLAGPIDRASTMSHVSSTAGRWSVARARAASDSAAKARSVRGNRPRRILHDGEHRRVGARVAPRAIKKRKEEENPEWAKHWIDGEMPDGVDRELEAALLEMLDRRRDELFGEPPPGPSIEERMKAALAEDTPLPKNPNPLELPPLPDLRELAEMSNLSLTDEEIEDFTPKVHGILNWFGKLNEVDLDAMNKDVELYRDKWVTPLRPDEPEDFVNMEGIYENAGERWQAPYIKVPSVDKKEKAAAAMEGAAAPEEGAPEEASAAAGGGAAELTPEVLGMELLVGKVIKCEKHPDADKLYVETVDCGEPGGPRTICSGLVPYMSAADIDGKNVVVVANLKPRNMAGLTSAGMLLCANNGGDGDARRVELLLAPDEAVVGERLTWGDAANEPPHGGNKIAKKRIWEAVQPDLGVNGACEAGWRGVVLTSSAGAVKCASIKDGGVS; from the coding sequence CGCCACTGCGACGTgcacgacgggcgcgtcctcgccggcccGATCGATCGAGCATCGACCATGTCGCACGTCTCATCTACGGCGGGGCGGTGgagcgtcgctcgcgctcgcgcggcgtccgactcggccgccaaggcgcggAGCGTTCGCGGCAATCGCCCCCGACGAATCctccacgacggcgagcatcgtcgcgtcggcgcccgcgtcgctccgcgcgcgatcaAGAAgaggaaggaggaggagaaccCGGAGTGGGCAAAGCACtggatcgacggcgagatgcccgacggcgtcgaccgcgagctcgaggccgcgctcctcgagatGCTCGACAGACGCAGGGACGAGCTCTTCGGCGAGCCCCCTCCGGGCCCATCCATCGAGGAGCGCAtgaaggcggcgctcgcggaggacacGCCGTTGCCGAAGAACCCCAACCCGTTGGAGCTGCCCCCGCTGCCGGACCTTCGAGAGCTCGCGGAGATGTCCAACCTCTCCCTCACCGATGAGGAGATCGAGGACTTCACCCCGAAAGTGCACGGCATCCTGAACTGGTTCGGGAAGCTCAACGAGGTGGATCTGGACGCGATGAACAAGGACGTCGAGCTGTACAGGGACAAGTGGGTCACCCCGCTCAGgcccgacgagcccgaggatTTCGTCAACATGGAAGGCATCTACGAGAACGCGGGCGAGCGGTGGCAGGCGCCCTACATCAAGGTTCCCTCAGTCgacaagaaggagaaggcggcggcggcgatggaaggggcggcggcgccggaagAAGGGGCGCCCGAAGAGGCGTCGGCtgcggccggcggcggtgccgcggAGCTGACCCCGGAGGTGCTCGGCATGGAGCTCCTCGTGGGTAAGGTGATCAAGTGCGAGAAGCACCCGGACGCCGATAAGCTCTACGTCGAGACGGTCGACTGCGGCGAACCGGGGGGGCCCCGGACCATCTGCAGCGGCCTCGTCCCGTAcatgtccgccgccgacatcgacggcaagaacgtcgtcgtcgtcgccaacctcaAGCCGCGCAACATGGCGGGGCTCACGTCCGCGGGCATGCTGCTGTGCGCCAAcaacggcggggacggggacgcgaggAGGGTGGAGCTGCTGTTGGCGCCGGATGAAGCCGTCGTTGGGGAGAGGCTCACgtggggcgacgccgccaacgaACCGCCGCACGGGGGTAACAAGATCGCGAAGAAACGGATCTGGGAGGCGGTGCAGCCGGACCTCGGGGTGAacggcgcgtgcgaggcggggtggcggggcgtcgtgctgacctcgtcggcgggggccgTGAAGTGCGCGAGCATcaaggacggcggcgtgtcTTGA
- a CDS encoding predicted protein, which produces MNYFTRQEMEGSVRYSGKCRIGNWNENDILDEVRLKDYIAKKEAGTLRMDKFNKRMATALQPVELTKDASDEYVHFGDVVQLENVTSGAVVAVDVESRDPRPAENACAVSASFHVDACARNTFTFEPYVPRTAKAAAMLPTYDDDVLHYGQKVKLAVNPAAIEGSGWDVATCRLKSFTVSQTHFAKFSRRCEVVASGNDSYECVFEVLTPDPAKRLVSEGVPVMAGAPIVLLHCQTNQCLCVGTHGFANDFGKELEVCGHTETSVGNSYKMEGLATGVPKSLKERAPQDCNVFAIVGKPTVVA; this is translated from the exons ATGAACTACTTCACCAGGCAGGAGATGGAGGGATCGGTGCGGTACTCGGGGAAGTGCCGCATCGGAAACTGGAACGAGAACGacatcctcgacgag GTTCGCCTCAAGGATTACATagccaagaaggaggccgGGACGCTCAGGATGGACAAGTTCAACAAGCgcatggcgacggcgctccaGCCG GTCGAGCTCACcaaggacgcgagcgacgagtaCGTCCacttcggcgacgtcgtgcagCTCGAGAACGTCacgtccggcgcggtcgtcgccgtcgacgtcgagtcgCGCGATCCCAGACCCGCGGAGAATGCGTGCGCGGTGTCGGCGTCGTTCCACGTGGACGCCTGCGCGAGGAACACGTTCACGTTCGAGCCGTACGTTCCCCGcaccgccaaggctgcggcgatGCTCCcgacgtacgacgacgacgtcctgcACTACGGCCAGAAGGTCAAGCTCGCGGTtaaccccgcggcgatcgagggATCCGGCtgggacgtcgcgacgtgTCGCCTCAAGTCCTTCACCGTGTCGCAGACGCACTTCGCCAAGTTTTCGAGGCGGTGCGAGGTGGTGGCGAGCGGCAACGACTCGTACGAGTGCGTGTTCGAGGTGCTGACGCCGGACCCGGCGAAGAGGCTCGTGAGCGAGGGCGTTCCGGTGATGGCGGGCGCGCCAATCGTGCTGCTGCACTGCCAGACGAACCAGTGCCTCTGCGTCGGAACGCACGGGTTCGCCAACGACTTTggcaaggagctcgaggttTGCGGGCACACCGAGACGAGCGTGGGCAACTCGTACAAGATGGAGGggctcgcgacgggcgtgCCGAAGAGCCTGAAGGAGCGGGCGCCCCAGGACTGCAACGTGTTCGCCATCGTCGGGAAACCCACCGTCGTGGCTTGA
- a CDS encoding predicted protein has product MAPTYSFPILGNNDIIACLAEMDITITEKELLRPHPDTLFKVYEDLVVLLCGETREEMYTPNLEAAANCLEFPELYEEAIGALKFHRHLFKLMKNVGVNDFSMRDMIKPEYARTRRNISAIINFAKFRESMLEKHEEMLEKAAEQEAAYEAALARNKELKEKIAKLTAEREAKAAADEDKENNAEKEAPARESTPEELAEAKRVHDEAKANYEMWVKKKEEADAKLEAAKKEEDETKAAVIEAEAKKAELERQVAEAEEKAKGTDADRAAAAELAEEQRLVDEAEAKLKALQEKERKGKEALAELKKLIEYVKEVETDIRKANEAEAKVKGLEAEVNKTEEELFQLDQKIDDLTRQETNWKEKIARQKEQGELKRQAAEASLKAAKEELAAVKARNAANDAKKAEEENQAKQLELKMQQEDEEHEREIEALVTNFASLRDQVVKYHARLADEMGVAENERVPLQRVEPENARRGVGDFTNTINWTNYDITKNFGGIGKGKPSLAAVGRPAGAEDTEFTLS; this is encoded by the coding sequence ATGGCGCCGACGTACTCGTTCCCCATCCTGGGCAACAACGACATCAtcgcgtgcctcgccgaGATGGACATCACCATCACGGAGAAGGAGCTCCTCCGACCGCACCCCGACACCCTCTTCAAGGTTTACGAGGACCTGGTCGTCCTCCTGTGCGGCGAAACGCGCGAGGAGATGTACACGCCGAATCTCGAAGCTGCGGCCAACTGCTTGGAGTTTCCCGAGCTCTACGAGGAGGCCATCGGCGCGCTCAAGTTCCACCGCCACCTTTTCAAGCTCATGAAGAACGTTGGCGTCAACGACTTCTCCATGCGCGACATGATCAAGCCGGAGTACGCGCGCACCAGGCGCAACATCAGCGCCATCATCAACTTTGCCAAATTCCGCGAGTCGATGCTCGAGAAACACGAGGAGATgctcgagaaggcggcggagcaggaGGCCGCGTAcgaagccgcgctcgcgcgcaacaaggagctcaaggaaAAGATCGCTAAGCTCACGGCTGAAcgcgaggccaaggcggcggcggacgaggacaaggagaacaacgccgagaaggaagcgcccgcgcgcgagtccaCACCCGAggaactcgccgaggcgaagcgcgtgcacgacgaggccaaggctaaTTACGAGATGTGGgtcaagaagaaggaggaggcggacgccaagctggaggcggcgaaaaAGGAAGAGGACGAGACCAAGGCGGCGGTCATCGAGGCCGAGGCTAAGaaggctgagctcgagcggcaagtcgccgaggcggaggagaaggccaagggaaccgacgccgaccgcgccgccgccgcggagcttgCCGAGGAGCAGaggctcgtcgacgaggccgaggccaagctcaaggcgctgcAGGAGAAGGAACGCAAGGGTAAGGAGGCCCTGGCGGAGCTCAAGAAGCTCATCGAGTACGTGAAGGAGGTTGAGACTGACATCCGTAAGGCTAACGAAGCGGAGGCAAAGGTGAAGGGGCTGGAGGCTGAGGTGAAcaagacggaggaggagctgtTCCAACTCGACCAGAAGATCGACGATCTCACGCGCCAGGAGACCAACTGGAAAGAGAAGATCGCGCGCCAGAAGGAGCAGGGCGAGCTCAAGCGTCAGGCTGCGGAGGCTTCGCTCAAGGCTGCGAAggaggaactcgccgcggtcaaggcTCGCAACGCGGCAAAcgacgccaagaaggctgaggaggaaaACCAGGCGAAACAGCTGGAGCTCAAGATGCAgcaggaggacgaggagcacgagcgcgagatcGAGGCGCTGGTCACGAACttcgccagcctccgcgaccaGGTGGTGAAGTAccacgcgcggctcgcggacgagatggGCGTGGCGGAGAATGAGCGAGTGCCCCTGCaacgcgtcgagcccgaAAACGCCAGGCGCGGCGTAGGGGACTTTACCAACACGATCAACTGGACCAACTACGACATCACCAAGAACTTCGGGGGAATCGGGAAGGGGaagccgtcgctcgcggcggtgggtcgCCCGGCGGGAGCGGAGGACACCGAGTTTACGCTGTCGTGA
- the FPS gene encoding farnesyl-pyrophosphate synthetase (Part of the isoprenoid biosynthetic pathway, eukaryotic farnesyl pyrophosphate synthetase (FPP synthetase)catalyzes the sequential condensation of isopentenyl pyrophosphate (IPP) with dimethylallyl pyrophosphate (DMAPP), and then with the resultant geranyl pyrophosphate to form farnesyl pyrophosphate) — protein sequence MADDKKKFLEVFQQLKDELVQAEKDDAQVAIAVDWIDKMVEYNVPHGKLNRGLAVVDGMRALNPAGVSDDQMHRAMVVGWCIEWLQAAFLVWDDIMDESVTRRGQPCWFRNPKVEMVAINDGLVLECQIYSMLKKHCKAHAGYAELLEMFHEITYKTASGQLLDLITAPIGEVDLSKYTEEAYMRIVTYKTAYYTFYLPAAAAMHLSGVTDPAAFAKANEICEKLGQFFQIQDDYLDCYGDPAVIGKIGTDIQDNKCGWLVVQALKRCSAEQRKIIEENYGKKDAECEKKIKELYVALDMEAVYLKYEEESYAELKGIMESQTVLPSELFGAMLAKIYKRQK from the exons ATGGCCGACGACAAGAAG AAGTTCCTCGAGGTCTTCCAGCAGCTCAAGGACGAGCTGGTgcaggcggagaaggacgacgcgcaGGTTGCGATCGCGGTTGACTGGATCGACAAGATGGTCGAGTACAACGTCCCCCACGGTAAGCTCAACCGCGGCCTCGCCGTGGTCGACGGCATGCGCGCGCTGAACCCCGCCGGCGTCAGCGACGACCAGATGCACAGGGCCATGGTGGTCGGCTGGTGCATCGAGTGGCTCCAGGCCGCCTTCCTCGTCTGGGACGACATCATGGACGAGAGcgtgacccgccgcggccagccGTGCTGGTTCAGGAACCCGAAGGTGGAGATGGTCGCCATCAACGACGGGCTGGTGCTGGAGTGCCAGATCTACAGCATGCTCAAGAAACACTGCAAGGCCCACGCCGGGTacgcggagctcctcgagatGTTCCACGAGATCACCTACAAGACCGCCAGCGGCCAACTCCTCGATCTCATCACCGCGCCCATCGGCGAGGTGGACCTCTCCAAGTACACCGAGGAGGCGTACATGAGGATCGTGACGTACAAGACCGCGTACTACACCTTCTAcctgcccgccgcggccgcgatgcACCTGTCGGGCGTCaccgacccggcggcgttcgccaaGGCTAACGAGATTTGCGAGAAGCTCGGGCAGTTTTTTCAGATCCAGGACGACTACCTGGACTGCTACGGCGACCCCGCGGTGATCGGCAAGATCGGCACCGACATCCAGGACAACAAGTGCGGGTGGCTCGTGGTGCAGGCGCTCAAGCGGTGCAGCGCGGAGCAGCGGAAGATCATCGAGGAGAACTACGGAAAGAAGGATGCCGAGTGCGAGAAGAAGATCAAGGAGCTCtacgtcgcgctcgacatGGAGGCGGTTTACCTCAAgtacgaggaggagagcTACGCGGAACTCAAGGGCATCATGGAGTCCCAGACCGTGCTCCCGTCCGAGCTCTTCGGAGCCATGCTCGCCAAGATCTACAAGCGCCAGAAGTAA